In one Neobacillus sp. CF12 genomic region, the following are encoded:
- a CDS encoding thiol-disulfide oxidoreductase ResA — protein sequence MKKRRLVMRTAILFILAAAVAYTLYANLTKDNRMKVEVGKQAPDFVLVDMEGKKHKLSDYKGQGVFLNFWGTWCKPCEAEMPYINNQYNYYKDKGVQVLAVNVRESELAVNHFIERKELDFPVVIDTDEQVQTAYGVNPLPATFLIDKDGKVVKYHTGTLTEATVREYMEKIKP from the coding sequence ATGAAAAAACGGCGATTAGTAATGAGGACTGCTATTCTTTTTATTCTTGCTGCTGCCGTTGCCTACACGCTGTATGCAAACCTGACCAAGGATAATCGGATGAAAGTGGAAGTTGGAAAACAAGCGCCTGATTTTGTATTGGTTGATATGGAAGGTAAAAAGCATAAGCTTTCAGATTATAAAGGACAGGGAGTATTTTTAAACTTTTGGGGAACATGGTGTAAGCCGTGTGAAGCAGAAATGCCTTATATAAATAATCAATATAATTATTATAAAGACAAAGGCGTTCAAGTGTTGGCTGTTAATGTTAGGGAGTCTGAACTGGCTGTTAATCATTTTATAGAACGTAAAGAACTTGATTTTCCAGTTGTTATTGATACCGATGAACAGGTTCAAACTGCTTATGGTGTTAATCCACTTCCGGCAACATTTTTGATTGATAAAGATGGGAAAGTGGTTAAATACCATACTGGAACGTTAACAGAAGCTACTGTTAGGGAGTATATGGAGAAAATTAAACCTTAA
- a CDS encoding cytochrome c biogenesis protein ResB yields MNDVKCECGHVNPHGTVLCEACGKVLVEQSQDQPLLDMRYEGSARRSQTYNKSIVDKVWNFFSSVKVGVSLIVITLVASAAGTILPQEMYIPPTMPAEEYYEDQYGWFGKLYYELDFNNLYSSWWYLILIAMIGISLVICSLDRVVPLYKALKAQRVTRHEGFLKRQRLFGISENGDEQDLAVVEQRLKAKRYHVRKENGDLLAEKGRFSRWGPYVNHVGLIVFLIGGMLRFVPGMYIDKVLWLREGETKVVPETDGQYYVANEKFILENYDKEKDKTFEAAIDRAGMVVKNYQTNAVLYKRVGPAIPGEKPELEKVKEHQIRVNQPLKFERFALYQVDYKLDELNTMSFSLTNKATGNTFGDVKINLYDPKAKYELGNGYRVEVLSFFPDFEFAKNGEPTTKSRIPNNPAFVFKMVSPEVPKGETSFVAIQQTIEPLGDNQYKMAFKGIETKNVTALTVRKDLTIWIIIVGGILFMIGVIQGAYWNHRRIWLQNKNGEIWIAAHTNKNWYGLKREIESALSETKLTIPNDQIQRERMDKEGV; encoded by the coding sequence ATGAACGATGTTAAATGTGAATGCGGACATGTAAATCCACACGGGACCGTATTGTGTGAAGCATGCGGAAAAGTTCTAGTTGAACAATCACAAGATCAACCACTGCTGGATATGCGTTATGAAGGCAGTGCCCGCCGCTCACAAACATATAATAAGTCCATAGTTGATAAGGTATGGAACTTCTTTTCTTCCGTCAAAGTAGGTGTATCACTCATTGTCATTACATTGGTTGCATCGGCCGCGGGGACGATTCTACCACAGGAAATGTACATACCGCCTACAATGCCAGCAGAAGAATACTACGAAGATCAGTATGGTTGGTTTGGAAAATTATATTATGAACTAGATTTTAATAATTTGTATAGTTCATGGTGGTATTTAATCCTTATAGCCATGATAGGAATTTCTCTTGTGATATGTAGTTTAGACAGAGTAGTACCTTTGTATAAGGCTTTAAAGGCACAAAGAGTTACTAGACACGAAGGATTTCTAAAACGTCAGCGCCTGTTTGGAATTAGCGAGAATGGGGATGAACAAGACCTGGCTGTTGTAGAGCAGCGATTAAAAGCTAAACGCTATCATGTACGGAAAGAAAACGGAGATCTATTGGCCGAAAAGGGTCGTTTCTCTCGTTGGGGTCCATATGTCAACCATGTAGGATTAATTGTTTTCTTAATTGGCGGCATGCTGCGATTTGTTCCCGGAATGTACATTGATAAAGTATTGTGGCTTCGTGAAGGCGAAACAAAGGTTGTCCCTGAGACGGACGGACAATACTATGTTGCGAATGAGAAGTTCATTCTCGAGAATTATGATAAAGAAAAGGACAAAACATTCGAAGCGGCGATTGACCGTGCTGGAATGGTTGTGAAAAATTATCAGACGAACGCCGTTCTTTACAAAAGAGTTGGACCTGCTATTCCAGGTGAAAAGCCAGAATTAGAAAAAGTGAAAGAACACCAAATTCGAGTGAATCAACCATTGAAATTTGAAAGGTTTGCTTTATATCAGGTAGATTACAAACTGGACGAATTAAATACAATGTCCTTCTCTTTAACAAACAAGGCAACAGGGAATACATTTGGAGACGTAAAAATAAATCTATATGATCCAAAAGCAAAATATGAACTTGGAAATGGATATCGTGTTGAAGTCTTGAGTTTTTTCCCGGATTTTGAATTCGCAAAAAATGGGGAGCCAACGACAAAATCACGGATACCTAATAATCCTGCTTTTGTATTCAAAATGGTTTCTCCAGAAGTCCCAAAAGGGGAAACGAGTTTTGTTGCCATTCAGCAAACGATTGAGCCTTTAGGGGATAATCAGTATAAGATGGCTTTCAAAGGAATCGAAACAAAAAATGTTACGGCATTAACTGTACGTAAAGACTTAACAATCTGGATTATCATTGTAGGCGGTATACTGTTTATGATTGGCGTAATCCAAGGGGCTTATTGGAATCATCGCAGAATATGGTTGCAAAATAAAAATGGAGAAATTTGGATTGCTGCTCATACCAATAAAAATTGGTATGGACTAAAAAGAGAAATAGAATCGGCACTGTCAGAAACAAAATTAACGATTCCTAATGATCAAATTCAAAGGGAAAGAATGGATAAGGAGGGAGTCTAA
- the ccsB gene encoding c-type cytochrome biogenesis protein CcsB: MVTISSNLLYIAFILYLVATLFFGGAIKAKKDIGEKKGTNRWGKIAVFLTIVGFISQLGYFITRWIAAGHAPVSNLFEFTTFFGMCLVGAFIVIYFIYRTPLLGLFTMPVAILVIAYASMFPRDISPLIPALQSDWLHIHVTTAALGEAILAISFAAGLIYLVKVIDQSRASKRTFWLEAVMFGLVTTLGFVLVSTLFSAMDYKAEFTWIDKNNQEAVIEYTMPAITGPHEGQLSTQGKFEPLVEMPALINAKKMNSVIWSFIGGIILYGLLRLILRKRIAASLQPLTKNINLDFVDEISYRSVLIGFPVFTLGALIFAMIWAQIAWTRFWGWDPKEVWALITWLFYAAFLHLRLSKGWHGEKSAWLAVIGFVIIMFNLVAVNLVIAGLHSYAG, from the coding sequence TTGGTAACAATAAGTAGTAATTTACTTTATATTGCATTTATCCTTTATTTAGTAGCGACACTCTTCTTTGGTGGAGCCATTAAGGCTAAGAAGGATATTGGTGAAAAGAAAGGTACCAATCGGTGGGGGAAAATTGCCGTCTTTTTAACAATCGTTGGCTTCATTTCTCAACTTGGATACTTTATTACAAGATGGATTGCTGCAGGACATGCGCCTGTTAGTAATTTATTTGAATTTACAACCTTTTTCGGAATGTGTCTTGTCGGTGCATTCATCGTTATTTATTTTATTTATCGGACCCCGCTTCTTGGGTTGTTTACAATGCCTGTTGCCATACTCGTCATAGCCTATGCGAGCATGTTTCCTAGGGATATCTCACCATTAATACCCGCATTGCAAAGTGACTGGCTTCATATCCATGTTACGACTGCAGCTTTGGGTGAAGCTATTTTAGCAATCAGCTTTGCGGCAGGATTAATTTATCTCGTAAAGGTAATTGATCAATCGAGAGCAAGCAAGAGAACTTTCTGGCTAGAAGCTGTAATGTTTGGATTAGTAACAACGTTAGGATTTGTTCTAGTATCCACATTATTCTCGGCAATGGATTATAAGGCTGAATTTACTTGGATTGATAAGAATAACCAGGAGGCAGTAATTGAATATACAATGCCAGCAATTACTGGTCCACATGAAGGGCAGCTATCAACTCAAGGTAAATTTGAACCACTGGTTGAAATGCCTGCACTTATCAATGCAAAGAAAATGAATTCCGTTATTTGGTCTTTTATTGGCGGAATCATCCTCTATGGACTACTTAGATTAATTTTAAGAAAACGTATTGCAGCCTCATTGCAGCCTTTAACAAAGAACATTAATCTGGATTTTGTAGATGAAATAAGTTACCGATCTGTATTAATCGGATTCCCTGTATTTACATTAGGGGCATTGATATTTGCAATGATTTGGGCCCAAATAGCTTGGACTAGATTCTGGGGCTGGGACCCTAAAGAAGTCTGGGCATTGATTACATGGTTATTCTACGCAGCCTTTTTACATCTGCGTCTTTCAAAAGGATGGCACGGTGAAAAGTCAGCATGGCTTGCAGTCATCGGTTTTGTCATTATCATGTTTAATTTGGTGGCTGTAAACTTAGTTATTGCAGGACTTCATTCTTACGCTGGATAA